A stretch of Ligilactobacillus faecis DNA encodes these proteins:
- a CDS encoding uracil-DNA glycosylase family protein: protein MSTKEELQKIFEEIKADPENAKYTEQGIDPLYEITPEAKILIVGQAPGKRAQDTRIFWNDPSGDNLRQWMGVDRATFYNSKKFAILPMDFYYPGKGRSGDLPPRKDFAAKWHKRLLQYAPKIELTLLVGSYATKHYLGLKSQTKLTDIVRDYKGYLPEYFPLVHPSPRNKIWQSKNPWFQAEVLPDLKERVHKILED, encoded by the coding sequence ATGTCAACTAAAGAAGAGCTACAAAAAATATTTGAAGAGATCAAAGCTGATCCTGAAAATGCTAAATATACTGAGCAAGGGATCGATCCTTTATATGAGATCACCCCAGAAGCTAAGATCTTGATCGTCGGGCAAGCACCGGGGAAAAGAGCGCAAGATACGCGGATCTTTTGGAATGATCCAAGTGGCGATAATCTTCGCCAATGGATGGGCGTTGACCGCGCTACTTTTTATAATTCTAAAAAATTTGCGATCTTGCCGATGGATTTTTATTATCCTGGTAAAGGGCGTTCAGGTGATCTGCCTCCGCGAAAAGATTTTGCCGCTAAGTGGCATAAGCGTTTATTGCAATATGCACCAAAGATCGAATTGACGTTACTAGTCGGCAGTTATGCAACGAAGCACTATTTAGGTCTCAAGAGCCAAACGAAGTTGACAGATATCGTGCGTGACTATAAAGGCTATCTCCCAGAATACTTTCCTCTCGTGCACCCTTCGCCCCGAAATAAGATCTGGCAAAGTAAAAACCCGTGGTTTCAAGCTGAAGTTTTGCCTGATCTCAAAGAACGTGTCCACAAGATCTTAGAAGACTGA
- the serC gene encoding 3-phosphoserine/phosphohydroxythreonine transaminase, which yields MVVYNFSAGPAMMPSEVVEQIKAELTSYKASQMSVMEISHRSDLYAQMFQEAKADLRELLAVPKTHRILFLQGGASMQFTTVPLNLAYKTKRIAFVDTGHWSQTAIADAKLLPDKEVDVIASGSENGYTALPTKIKAQKDYDYVHLTINNTIEGTMFQKLPELAGQTLVGDISSNILGYQHNVDKYGLLYASAQKNIGPAGLTLVIVKEDLLDQEQDLPSMLDYVKLIKEDSNLNTPPVFPIYAAGLVFKWLKKQGGVVQMQRQNEEKSNLLYEQLDNSKLFKATAAKADRSLTNIPFTTGDKALDERFVTEATQAGLCNLKGHALVGGMRASMYNAFPYAGAKALVEFMQKFEQQLHPSFAVSAL from the coding sequence GTGGTAGTTTACAATTTTTCAGCTGGACCGGCGATGATGCCAAGTGAAGTCGTTGAACAGATCAAAGCGGAGCTGACATCATATAAAGCAAGCCAAATGAGTGTGATGGAGATCAGCCATCGTTCTGATCTTTATGCGCAAATGTTTCAAGAAGCAAAAGCTGATCTGCGTGAACTTTTAGCAGTGCCAAAGACGCATCGGATCTTGTTTTTACAAGGTGGAGCTTCGATGCAATTTACAACAGTACCGCTCAATTTAGCGTATAAAACAAAGCGGATCGCTTTTGTCGATACCGGTCACTGGTCGCAAACAGCGATCGCCGATGCAAAATTATTGCCTGATAAAGAAGTCGATGTGATCGCCTCAGGAAGTGAGAACGGCTATACAGCTCTTCCGACCAAGATCAAAGCACAAAAAGATTATGACTATGTCCACTTGACGATCAATAATACGATCGAAGGCACGATGTTTCAAAAGTTACCAGAACTGGCAGGACAAACTTTAGTGGGCGATATCTCATCTAACATTTTAGGTTATCAGCATAACGTTGATAAATATGGTCTGTTATATGCAAGCGCGCAAAAAAATATCGGACCAGCGGGCTTGACGCTTGTGATCGTAAAAGAAGACTTGTTAGATCAAGAGCAAGATCTTCCTTCAATGCTTGATTATGTCAAACTGATCAAAGAAGACTCGAATTTGAATACTCCACCGGTCTTTCCGATCTATGCTGCCGGACTTGTCTTTAAGTGGTTGAAAAAACAAGGTGGCGTCGTGCAGATGCAACGCCAAAATGAAGAAAAGTCTAACTTATTATACGAACAACTCGATAATTCGAAATTGTTTAAAGCCACAGCTGCTAAAGCGGATCGTTCTTTGACAAATATCCCGTTTACAACTGGCGATAAAGCGTTGGACGAGCGTTTTGTGACCGAAGCGACGCAAGCTGGCCTGTGCAACTTGAAAGGGCATGCGTTAGTCGGTGGGATGCGGGCAAGTATGTATAATGCCTTTCCTTATGCTGGGGCTAAAGCACTAGTTGAGTTTATGCAAAAATTCGAACAACAACTCCACCCGAGTTTTGCCGTCTCAGCTTTGTGA
- a CDS encoding C40 family peptidase, which yields MKSTAKNILVGTLGAAGLFLTTTATANADTTHKVVANDTVWDLSQKYGVSIQAIEALNNIDQNSHLIVTGQTLKVPAKDADKTTAPKADTTKTTTDENTSEVTVKHGDTLWDLANTYGTTVDKLRELNGLEADAYLIHPGKVLKVNGTVQATPAQQPTQAQAPQVDTQAQPEATQEVAQPTQEQPAQETQQTATPEIVVSANHTTHTVQAGESLYSIAQAYGVTVDSLRQANNLGATLQVGQTLTINDPAKTPETQTQQETQATQEVAQPAQETQQEQQPVQQQTEVATQTQTQAQPQVQQQAPVQQSPAQETQTQAPVQQQTQAAPAQTQQQAQPQVSASADGSAIAAYAQSFIGVPYVWGGSTPSGFDCSGLTQYVYAHFGKQIGRNTIAQESAGAHIPVSQAQVGDLLFWGTPGSTYHVAIYLGGGSYVAAPEPGQSVKVGNMAYFMPSFAVHVN from the coding sequence TTGAAATCTACAGCAAAAAATATCTTAGTCGGTACACTTGGAGCAGCAGGTCTGTTCTTAACAACAACAGCAACAGCAAATGCTGATACAACACATAAAGTCGTTGCTAACGACACTGTTTGGGATCTCTCCCAAAAATACGGCGTTTCGATCCAAGCTATCGAAGCTTTGAACAATATCGATCAAAACTCACACTTGATCGTTACTGGTCAAACATTAAAAGTTCCAGCTAAAGATGCTGATAAGACAACAGCACCTAAAGCTGACACAACAAAGACAACTACAGATGAAAACACATCCGAAGTAACTGTTAAACACGGTGATACACTTTGGGATCTTGCTAATACTTACGGCACAACAGTTGACAAATTACGTGAATTGAACGGCCTTGAAGCAGATGCTTACTTGATCCACCCAGGTAAAGTTCTTAAAGTTAATGGAACTGTTCAAGCAACTCCAGCACAACAACCTACTCAAGCACAAGCTCCTCAAGTTGACACACAAGCTCAACCAGAAGCTACACAAGAAGTTGCTCAACCAACTCAAGAACAACCTGCTCAAGAAACACAACAAACAGCAACACCTGAGATCGTTGTTTCAGCTAACCACACAACACACACAGTCCAAGCCGGCGAATCACTTTACTCGATCGCACAAGCTTACGGTGTTACAGTTGATTCTTTACGTCAAGCTAACAACTTAGGCGCAACATTACAAGTTGGCCAAACTTTGACGATCAACGATCCAGCTAAGACACCTGAAACACAAACACAACAAGAAACACAAGCTACACAAGAAGTTGCTCAACCTGCTCAAGAAACACAACAAGAACAACAACCAGTTCAACAACAAACTGAAGTAGCTACTCAAACACAGACGCAAGCTCAACCACAAGTGCAACAACAAGCACCTGTACAACAATCTCCAGCTCAGGAAACACAAACACAGGCACCTGTGCAACAACAAACACAAGCAGCTCCTGCACAAACACAACAACAAGCTCAACCACAAGTTTCTGCTTCTGCTGATGGTAGTGCGATCGCTGCTTACGCTCAATCATTTATCGGTGTTCCTTACGTTTGGGGTGGTTCAACACCTTCTGGCTTTGACTGCTCTGGTTTGACACAATACGTTTATGCTCACTTTGGCAAACAGATCGGTCGCAACACGATCGCCCAAGAATCTGCTGGTGCTCACATCCCTGTGAGCCAAGCACAAGTTGGTGACTTATTATTCTGGGGTACACCAGGTTCTACTTACCACGTTGCGATCTACTTAGGTGGCGGTAGCTACGTTGCTGCTCCAGAACCAGGCCAAAGCGTTAAAGTTGGTAACATGGCTTACTTCATGCCATCATTTGCAGTTCACGTGAACTAA
- a CDS encoding alpha amylase N-terminal ig-like domain-containing protein, translated as MDKAAIYHRPASEMAYMTDNDHYQLQLKTKHQDIARVRVIYGPPQTLMTHEGKLVSWEYETSEMHLRLQNGVYDVWSIELPIPKMRKLKYAFHLLDKNGDEVLYDANLSQKYTPKALERVTGFVTAYLGYDENATVPKWVQKMVWYRLMPDRFANNDKKRDPKDILEWGAEADKAKFFGGDLQGIIDNLDYIQSLGINGLYLTPIFDAYSNHKFDTIDYYEIDPEFGTKEKFKELVEALHQRGMKLMLDVTCDHLSDFSLQWQDVRKYGARSSFAKWFLIEQFPVRYVPTESPDYAERLTYEALNNNPHMPKVDLENPEVQEYFGNILTYWTRNFGIDAWSIADSNEIPTSFKLYLSERLKKVAPEIYLLGNTVANKAEQDQVFAGTNAINVRDLIEQTFIERTIAPTELAYALNEHQLRARPTELFASLLAADSPKTARILAKCDDNVQLLRAVIAFMFMQPETPSILYGTEKGLLAGTEAALQPCMDWKETEKSSEMQRFIKKLIAARAKYGDVLTVGSFEWGPCSNQHAYLSFSRNLGEKKIFAIFNLGYGSIKIVLPKNSKLLLGQNLVEQDQRLGQYGFAIIAL; from the coding sequence ATGGATAAAGCAGCTATCTATCACCGTCCTGCTAGTGAGATGGCGTATATGACAGATAATGACCACTATCAACTCCAATTAAAGACAAAACACCAAGATATCGCACGTGTTAGGGTGATCTACGGACCGCCCCAAACGCTGATGACGCATGAAGGAAAACTCGTTTCATGGGAATATGAGACAAGTGAGATGCATTTACGCTTACAAAATGGAGTTTATGATGTTTGGAGCATCGAGTTGCCGATCCCTAAGATGCGTAAGTTGAAGTATGCTTTTCATCTGCTAGATAAAAATGGGGATGAGGTCTTGTATGATGCTAATTTGAGCCAAAAATATACACCTAAAGCGCTTGAACGAGTAACTGGGTTTGTGACCGCTTATCTTGGATATGATGAGAATGCGACTGTGCCAAAATGGGTCCAAAAGATGGTCTGGTATCGTTTGATGCCTGATAGATTTGCCAATAACGATAAAAAACGCGACCCAAAAGATATTTTAGAGTGGGGCGCAGAAGCCGATAAGGCGAAGTTCTTTGGCGGCGATCTGCAAGGGATCATTGACAACTTAGATTATATCCAAAGTTTAGGGATCAATGGGCTTTATTTGACGCCGATCTTTGATGCTTATTCAAATCACAAATTTGATACGATCGATTATTATGAGATCGATCCTGAATTTGGGACAAAAGAAAAGTTCAAAGAATTAGTCGAAGCTTTACATCAACGTGGCATGAAGTTGATGCTTGATGTCACGTGTGATCATTTGAGCGATTTTTCTTTACAATGGCAAGATGTTCGCAAGTATGGCGCCCGCTCGAGTTTTGCAAAATGGTTTTTGATCGAGCAATTTCCAGTGCGTTATGTTCCGACAGAATCGCCTGATTATGCAGAACGTTTAACATATGAAGCGTTGAACAATAATCCCCATATGCCAAAAGTTGACTTAGAAAATCCAGAAGTCCAAGAGTATTTTGGAAATATTTTGACTTATTGGACGCGAAATTTTGGGATCGATGCATGGAGCATCGCAGATTCAAATGAGATCCCGACTTCATTTAAACTCTATTTGAGTGAACGTTTGAAAAAAGTTGCCCCTGAGATCTATTTGTTAGGAAATACTGTCGCCAATAAGGCTGAACAAGATCAAGTTTTTGCGGGAACAAATGCGATCAATGTACGGGATCTGATCGAACAAACTTTTATTGAGAGAACGATCGCGCCTACAGAGTTAGCGTATGCTTTGAATGAACATCAATTGCGAGCACGGCCAACAGAACTCTTTGCTTCGCTTCTAGCGGCTGATAGTCCAAAGACGGCGCGGATATTAGCTAAATGCGATGACAACGTCCAACTCTTGCGGGCGGTGATCGCTTTTATGTTCATGCAACCTGAGACGCCAAGTATCTTATATGGAACGGAAAAAGGATTACTGGCAGGAACAGAAGCAGCTTTACAGCCTTGTATGGATTGGAAAGAGACTGAAAAGAGCAGTGAGATGCAACGTTTCATCAAGAAACTGATCGCTGCTCGAGCTAAGTATGGTGATGTTTTGACGGTCGGCTCTTTTGAATGGGGACCTTGCAGTAACCAACATGCGTATTTGAGTTTTTCACGTAATTTAGGTGAGAAGAAGATCTTTGCGATCTTTAATCTTGGCTATGGAAGTATTAAGATCGTTTTACCTAAAAATAGTAAATTGCTACTCGGACAAAATCTAGTTGAACAAGATCAGCGTCTTGGTCAATATGGTTTTGCGATCATTGCATTATAA